One window of Nocardia nova SH22a genomic DNA carries:
- a CDS encoding SLC13 family permease: MPEPVTTAESEAEPAGTTSRLLDRIRLALLFAGVLCVLSGLLPRAEAEANMRRIGPLLLFLGSVIVLAQLARRAQVFDVIAHRLAIAGRGRYPALFVLCVGFAAVTTMVLNLDTTAVLLTPVMLALARPARIPPLPLAMTTLWLANTASLLLPVSNLTNLLAADRIGLDATGFAARMWLPQLIALAATMAALWLWYWRRGRRGTDRYLPPSPIRFENRRERSLFALTGAACALFIVAIPFVGDRIGLAATAAAALAVAGFAILDRGALRLSLIPWQLLIFVVGLFLVVPTLGRYGLSDLMHTLIGTDPGAIGAFRAAGAGLGLSNIVNNLPAYTAGEAVIPAAHRTPLLALLIGTNAGAIITPWASLATLLCLEFCRSHAVRVPPLRFVLTGFALAVVATAGAVAGVLVTG; the protein is encoded by the coding sequence ATGCCCGAACCGGTGACCACCGCCGAATCCGAGGCGGAACCAGCCGGTACCACCTCGCGGCTGCTGGACCGTATCCGTCTCGCGCTGCTGTTCGCGGGCGTGCTGTGCGTGCTGTCGGGGTTGCTGCCCCGCGCCGAGGCCGAGGCGAACATGCGCCGGATCGGGCCGCTGCTGCTGTTCCTGGGCAGTGTGATCGTGCTGGCACAGCTGGCGCGGCGCGCTCAGGTCTTCGATGTCATCGCCCATCGCCTGGCCATCGCGGGGCGAGGGCGATATCCGGCGCTGTTCGTCCTGTGTGTGGGCTTCGCGGCCGTCACCACGATGGTGCTCAATCTCGACACCACCGCGGTCCTGCTGACGCCGGTGATGCTCGCGCTGGCCCGGCCCGCGCGCATTCCACCGCTGCCGCTGGCGATGACGACGCTGTGGCTGGCGAATACCGCGAGCCTGCTGCTTCCGGTCTCCAACCTCACCAATCTGCTGGCGGCCGACCGGATCGGACTGGACGCCACCGGATTCGCCGCGCGCATGTGGCTGCCGCAGCTGATCGCACTCGCGGCGACCATGGCGGCGCTGTGGCTGTGGTACTGGCGCCGCGGCCGACGCGGTACCGACCGTTACCTTCCACCGTCGCCGATCCGGTTCGAGAACCGGCGGGAACGCTCGCTGTTCGCCCTCACCGGCGCCGCCTGCGCACTGTTCATCGTGGCGATCCCGTTCGTGGGCGACCGGATCGGACTCGCCGCCACGGCCGCGGCGGCACTGGCGGTGGCGGGTTTCGCGATCCTCGATCGAGGCGCCCTGCGCCTGTCGCTGATCCCCTGGCAGCTGCTGATCTTCGTGGTCGGCCTGTTCCTGGTCGTCCCGACCCTCGGCCGCTACGGACTCTCGGATCTGATGCACACGCTGATCGGTACCGATCCGGGCGCGATCGGCGCCTTCCGGGCCGCGGGCGCGGGGCTCGGCCTGTCGAACATCGTCAACAATCTGCCCGCCTACACCGCCGGTGAGGCCGTCATCCCCGCCGCACACCGAACTCCGTTGCTGGCGTTGCTGATCGGCACGAACGCCGGAGCGATCATCACCCCCTGGGCCTCGCTGGCCACCCTGCTGTGCCTGGAATTCTGCCGATCGCACGCGGTGCGCGTACCACCGCTGCGATTCGTTCTCACCGGGTTCGCGCTCGCGGTCGTCGCGACGGCGGGTGCGGTGGCCGGGGTCCTGGTCACCGGCTGA
- a CDS encoding M24 family metallopeptidase translates to MSSDDGARRPDHAARRAGLRDLLVENGVDALLVTDLVNIRYLTGFTGSNAALLVHSWDGSQVEDEGPRTVICTDGRYITQVGEQVPDVRAEIARASARRLVELAGEWQIGRVGFESHVVTVDQHRAFVEQGSGLQFVPAPGLVEQLRTVKDAYEVDRLRTACAAADAALAALLERGGIRPGRSEREVARELEWLMFEHGADGIAFETIVAAGANSAVPHHRPTSAVLAAGDFVKLDFGAVVGGYHSDMTRTLVLGEPSDWQREIYQLVYEAQRAGREALAPGVRCADVDAASRAVIEAAGYGDLFVHGLGHGVGLQIHEAPPVAKTATGTLLDGVAVTVEPGVYFPGRGGVRIEDTLVVRAGEPELLTHTGKDLTVVD, encoded by the coding sequence ATGTCTTCTGATGACGGTGCCCGGCGTCCGGACCACGCGGCGCGCCGGGCCGGGTTGCGAGACCTGTTGGTGGAGAACGGGGTCGACGCCCTGCTGGTCACCGATCTGGTGAATATCCGGTATCTGACCGGCTTCACCGGATCGAATGCCGCGCTGCTGGTGCACTCCTGGGACGGCAGCCAGGTGGAGGACGAGGGGCCCCGCACGGTGATCTGTACCGACGGCCGCTATATCACGCAGGTCGGTGAACAGGTGCCGGACGTGCGCGCCGAGATCGCCCGGGCCAGTGCCCGCCGGCTGGTCGAGCTGGCCGGGGAGTGGCAGATCGGCCGGGTGGGTTTCGAGAGTCACGTCGTCACCGTCGATCAGCACCGGGCCTTCGTGGAACAGGGCAGCGGCCTGCAGTTCGTTCCCGCCCCCGGCCTGGTCGAGCAGTTGCGCACGGTCAAGGACGCCTACGAGGTGGACCGGCTGCGCACGGCCTGCGCGGCCGCGGACGCCGCACTCGCCGCGCTGCTGGAACGGGGCGGCATCCGGCCGGGCCGTAGCGAACGCGAGGTCGCCCGGGAACTGGAGTGGCTGATGTTCGAACACGGCGCCGACGGGATCGCCTTCGAGACCATCGTCGCCGCCGGTGCGAATTCGGCTGTGCCGCACCATCGCCCGACCTCGGCCGTGCTGGCCGCCGGTGACTTCGTGAAACTGGACTTCGGCGCCGTCGTGGGTGGATACCACTCCGACATGACACGTACGCTGGTTCTCGGTGAACCCAGCGATTGGCAACGTGAGATCTATCAGCTCGTGTACGAGGCCCAGCGCGCCGGGCGGGAGGCGCTGGCGCCGGGGGTGCGGTGCGCCGATGTCGACGCGGCGTCGCGCGCGGTGATCGAGGCGGCCGGATACGGCGACCTGTTCGTCCACGGTCTCGGGCACGGCGTGGGGCTGCAGATCCACGAAGCGCCTCCGGTGGCCAAAACCGCGACCGGTACACTGCTCGATGGCGTGGCGGTGACCGTCGAGCCAGGTGTGTATTTCCCCGGCCGCGGTGGAGTCCGCATCGAGGACACGCTCGTGGTTCGCGCGGGCGAGCCGGAACTGCTCACCCACACCGGTAAAGACCTCACCGTGGTCGATTGA
- the efp gene encoding elongation factor P produces MADTSDFKNGLVLKIDGQLQQIIEFQHVKPGKGPAFVRTKLKNVLSGKVVDKTFNAGVKVETATVDRRDMTYLYNDGSDYIFMDGQTFDQIGIDPQTVGKGAGFLLENMTVQVATHEGAPLYVELPVTVELEVTHTEPGLQGDRSSAGTKPATLETGAEVQVPLFINVGDKLKIDSRDGGYLGRVNA; encoded by the coding sequence GTGGCGGACACCAGCGACTTCAAGAACGGCCTCGTGCTGAAGATCGACGGTCAGCTTCAGCAGATCATCGAATTCCAGCACGTCAAGCCGGGTAAAGGTCCCGCGTTCGTGCGGACCAAGCTGAAGAATGTGCTGTCCGGCAAGGTGGTCGACAAGACTTTCAACGCCGGTGTGAAGGTCGAGACCGCGACCGTCGACCGCCGCGATATGACCTACCTGTACAACGACGGGTCGGACTACATCTTCATGGACGGCCAGACCTTCGACCAGATCGGCATCGACCCGCAGACCGTCGGCAAGGGCGCGGGCTTCCTGCTGGAGAACATGACCGTGCAGGTCGCCACCCACGAGGGCGCGCCGCTGTACGTCGAGCTGCCGGTCACCGTCGAACTCGAGGTGACCCACACCGAGCCCGGCCTGCAGGGCGATCGCTCCAGCGCCGGCACCAAGCCCGCCACCCTGGAGACCGGCGCCGAGGTACAGGTGCCGCTGTTCATCAATGTCGGCGACAAGCTGAAGATCGACTCGCGCGACGGCGGCTACCTGGGCCGGGTCAACGCCTGA
- a CDS encoding prepilin peptidase translates to MYAIALAALVIWCVVLSAIDIRTRRLPDALTLPGAAAVLAVATLTGHGSAALCGALLLAVPYLLVHLIAPAACGGGDVKLALGIGAAAACGGAQTWVWAALGAPLLTASAGAGILAATRFAGPGSGPIPDVGSIPAPMRDPPRRPGPAFRARAAAGLGVRASGRTARSDRIGPPKAASPHGDRSAHPDSRCARSVLAAPIMVPHGPAMCLATVAALWPTR, encoded by the coding sequence ATGTACGCCATTGCCCTTGCCGCCCTGGTCATCTGGTGCGTGGTCCTGAGCGCGATCGACATCCGGACCAGGCGCCTGCCCGACGCGCTGACCCTGCCCGGCGCCGCCGCCGTCCTCGCCGTCGCGACCCTCACCGGGCACGGTTCTGCCGCCCTCTGCGGCGCCCTGCTGCTCGCCGTCCCCTATCTGCTGGTCCATCTGATCGCACCGGCCGCCTGCGGCGGCGGCGACGTCAAGCTCGCCCTCGGTATCGGAGCCGCGGCGGCCTGCGGAGGTGCGCAGACCTGGGTGTGGGCGGCGCTCGGCGCCCCGCTGCTCACCGCGTCGGCCGGTGCGGGAATCCTGGCGGCCACCCGGTTCGCCGGACCTGGTAGCGGCCCGATCCCGGATGTCGGGAGCATCCCGGCACCGATGCGCGACCCGCCCCGCAGGCCGGGTCCGGCGTTCCGGGCTCGCGCGGCCGCCGGGCTCGGCGTCCGGGCCTCGGGACGGACGGCCCGGTCCGACCGGATCGGACCGCCGAAGGCCGCGAGCCCGCACGGTGATCGTTCGGCGCACCCTGATTCGAGGTGTGCCCGGAGTGTGCTCGCCGCGCCGATCATGGTGCCGCACGGACCCGCGATGTGCCTGGCTACCGTTGCGGCACTGTGGCCCACGCGCTAG
- a CDS encoding quinone oxidoreductase family protein — MQAIVMTATGGPEVLIAREVDEPHPSPGEIGVRVEAAPVLYPETRLRAGAFPMPVPVPTVFGMQAVGIVDAVAEDVDPGWIGKRVLMAPNDFGTYADRVCAPAEAAIPLPDGLGAESAAAVVASGSVAAALLDTAALTGADTVLIEAAATGIGGYLTQLIARSDSTRIIATAGGPDKTERARELGAHAVVDHLDPDWPRRLADLLGDTTIDVVFDSIGGDTAAPLLDLMTPLRGRMLGYGWLSGAPAQITTTDLIMRGLTFVGCSGPQWLAGVADRRAAVLRRAADGEITPLIDSVLPLAEASRAHRLVDERRTVGTIVLRPATA; from the coding sequence ATGCAGGCAATCGTAATGACCGCGACCGGCGGACCCGAGGTACTCATCGCGCGCGAAGTGGACGAACCACACCCGAGCCCGGGCGAGATCGGCGTTCGCGTCGAGGCGGCACCGGTGCTCTACCCCGAGACGAGGCTGCGAGCCGGGGCGTTCCCGATGCCGGTCCCCGTGCCCACGGTGTTCGGTATGCAGGCGGTGGGCATCGTCGATGCCGTGGCCGAGGATGTCGATCCGGGCTGGATCGGGAAGCGGGTCCTGATGGCGCCCAACGACTTCGGCACCTACGCCGACCGGGTGTGCGCCCCGGCCGAGGCCGCGATACCGCTACCGGACGGGCTCGGCGCCGAATCCGCCGCCGCGGTGGTGGCGAGCGGCTCGGTCGCGGCCGCTCTGCTGGACACCGCCGCCCTCACCGGCGCCGACACCGTCCTGATCGAGGCCGCCGCGACCGGCATCGGCGGATATCTGACACAGCTGATCGCACGGTCGGACTCGACCCGGATCATCGCCACCGCCGGTGGTCCGGACAAGACCGAGCGCGCCCGCGAACTCGGCGCCCACGCGGTCGTCGATCATCTGGACCCGGACTGGCCGCGGCGGCTCGCGGATCTACTGGGCGACACCACGATCGACGTCGTGTTCGACTCCATCGGAGGTGACACCGCCGCACCCCTGCTCGACCTCATGACGCCACTGCGCGGCCGCATGCTCGGTTACGGCTGGTTGTCGGGTGCGCCCGCGCAGATCACGACGACCGATCTGATCATGCGCGGGCTCACCTTCGTCGGCTGTTCCGGACCACAGTGGCTCGCCGGTGTCGCCGACCGCCGCGCGGCAGTCCTGCGCCGGGCCGCCGACGGTGAGATCACCCCGCTGATCGACAGCGTGCTGCCGCTGGCCGAGGCGTCGCGGGCCCATCGGCTGGTCGACGAGCGCAGGACCGTCGGCACGATCGTATTGCGGCCCGCGACAGCCTGA
- the aroC gene encoding chorismate synthase produces the protein MEAVLRWITAGESHGPALVAILEGMVAGVEVTSADIAAQLARRRLGYGRGARMKFEADKVTVVGGVRHGRTMGGPIAIEIANSEWPKWTEVMAADPVDEAELAELARNAPLTRPRPGHADYSGMLKYGFDDARNVLERASARETAARVAAGTVARQFLRQALGVDVVSHVVSIGTAAARPGFVPTAADLETIDASPVRAFDPEAETAMIAEIEAAKKDGDTLGGVVEVVVTGLPVGLGSFVSGEQRLDSRLAAALMGIQAIKGVEVGDGFETARRRGSAAHDEMRPGPDGVLRSTNRAGGLEGGMTNGEPLRVRAAMKPISTVPRALSTVDMTSGEPAVAIHQRSDVCAVPAAGVVAEAMVALVVAQAVLDKFGGDSLPETAANLAGYLERVHSRPHVPGVVASEA, from the coding sequence ATGGAGGCCGTGTTGCGCTGGATAACTGCCGGAGAGTCCCATGGTCCCGCCCTCGTCGCCATCCTGGAGGGGATGGTGGCCGGTGTCGAGGTGACCTCTGCCGATATTGCCGCGCAACTGGCGCGTCGCCGGCTCGGGTACGGGCGCGGCGCGCGGATGAAATTCGAGGCGGACAAGGTCACGGTGGTCGGCGGGGTCCGGCACGGACGCACCATGGGCGGCCCGATCGCGATCGAGATCGCCAACTCCGAATGGCCGAAGTGGACCGAGGTCATGGCCGCCGACCCCGTCGACGAGGCCGAACTCGCCGAGCTGGCCCGCAATGCCCCGCTGACCCGCCCGCGCCCCGGACATGCCGACTACTCCGGCATGCTCAAGTACGGATTCGACGACGCCCGCAATGTGCTCGAACGCGCCAGCGCCCGTGAGACCGCCGCCCGGGTGGCCGCCGGCACCGTGGCCCGCCAGTTCCTGCGCCAGGCGCTCGGCGTCGATGTCGTCTCGCACGTGGTGTCGATCGGCACCGCCGCGGCACGGCCCGGATTCGTCCCCACCGCAGCGGATCTCGAGACGATCGACGCCAGCCCGGTGCGCGCCTTCGACCCGGAGGCCGAGACCGCGATGATCGCCGAGATCGAGGCCGCCAAGAAGGACGGTGACACCCTCGGCGGTGTGGTCGAGGTCGTGGTCACCGGTCTGCCGGTCGGCCTCGGCTCCTTCGTCAGCGGTGAGCAGCGTCTGGACTCGCGACTGGCCGCCGCGCTCATGGGTATCCAGGCCATCAAGGGCGTCGAGGTCGGCGACGGTTTCGAAACGGCGCGCCGACGTGGCAGCGCGGCCCACGACGAGATGCGTCCCGGACCCGACGGCGTGCTGCGCTCCACCAACCGTGCCGGAGGTCTCGAGGGCGGGATGACCAACGGTGAACCGCTGCGGGTGCGAGCGGCGATGAAGCCGATCTCCACCGTGCCGCGGGCACTGTCCACGGTCGATATGACCAGCGGTGAACCGGCGGTGGCGATCCATCAGCGGTCGGACGTGTGCGCCGTGCCCGCCGCGGGTGTCGTCGCCGAGGCCATGGTGGCCCTGGTGGTGGCGCAGGCGGTGCTGGACAAGTTCGGCGGCGATTCGCTGCCGGAGACCGCCGCCAATCTGGCGGGTTACCTCGAGCGCGTCCACAGCCGCCCGCACGTTCCGGGTGTCGTGGCGTCGGAGGCATGA
- the nusB gene encoding transcription antitermination factor NusB gives MADQPVDKKSTHKKLGARHKARRRAVDLLFEAEARDIDPADLVAERLELAGRDDQVAPVNPYTRTLVEGVADDLDRVDNTIESYLQDWTLGRLPAVDRAILRVAVWELFHATDVPPVVAVDEAVELAKELSTDDSPGFVNGVLGRIVTVADQVRAAAAATRPDTGA, from the coding sequence GTGGCTGATCAGCCCGTGGACAAGAAGTCCACCCACAAGAAACTCGGCGCCCGGCACAAGGCCCGCCGCCGCGCCGTGGATCTGCTCTTCGAGGCCGAGGCCCGCGACATCGATCCGGCCGATCTGGTGGCCGAGCGGCTGGAACTGGCCGGTCGCGACGACCAGGTCGCGCCGGTGAATCCGTATACCCGCACCCTCGTCGAGGGAGTGGCCGACGATCTGGACCGGGTCGACAACACCATCGAGTCCTATCTGCAGGACTGGACGCTGGGGCGACTGCCCGCGGTCGATCGCGCGATTCTGCGAGTGGCGGTGTGGGAGCTGTTCCACGCCACCGACGTCCCGCCGGTCGTGGCGGTCGACGAGGCCGTGGAGCTGGCCAAGGAACTGTCCACCGACGATTCACCCGGTTTCGTCAACGGCGTGCTGGGGCGCATCGTGACCGTGGCCGATCAGGTTCGCGCGGCCGCGGCGGCCACCCGGCCCGACACCGGCGCGTGA
- a CDS encoding TetR/AcrR family transcriptional regulator: protein MAEQRRERADAARNRRAILDATRTLLAEGGADAVTMDRVAATAGVGKGTVFHRFGSRAGLLHALVADPAETLLAAITDGPPPLGPGADAPQRLLAFFDAMATMFIENAEVMTAVYRSVAPHPRTAEFHDAWTEHITTLLARARPDIDAAAVGGLLFGIFGTDYAVAAVRAGEGDRLRAAARQLMESVVSR from the coding sequence GTGGCCGAGCAGCGCAGAGAACGAGCCGATGCGGCACGCAACCGCCGCGCGATCCTCGATGCCACGCGCACCCTGCTCGCCGAGGGCGGCGCCGACGCGGTCACGATGGACCGGGTCGCCGCGACGGCCGGGGTCGGTAAGGGAACGGTGTTCCACCGCTTCGGATCTCGCGCGGGCCTGCTGCACGCACTGGTCGCCGACCCGGCCGAAACGCTGCTCGCCGCGATCACCGACGGCCCGCCGCCGCTGGGCCCCGGCGCCGACGCGCCGCAGCGGCTGCTGGCCTTCTTCGACGCGATGGCGACGATGTTCATCGAGAATGCCGAGGTGATGACCGCCGTGTACCGCAGCGTCGCCCCGCATCCGCGCACCGCGGAGTTCCATGACGCCTGGACCGAGCACATCACGACCCTGCTGGCACGGGCCCGCCCGGACATCGACGCGGCGGCGGTCGGCGGCCTGCTGTTCGGCATCTTCGGCACGGACTACGCCGTGGCCGCGGTCCGCGCGGGGGAGGGGGATCGGCTGCGCGCCGCCGCCCGGCAACTGATGGAGTCGGTGGTCAGCCGGTGA
- a CDS encoding serpin family protein: MQTSLAADVGAANDLTRRWCTAAGSGDFVLSGCGVWPLLALLTASASEPARTELAAAAAVPATRAHTLATSLLDRLAGADTIHAALGVWIGDGIDVNPDWLRALPTGSVSALQGGAGLDEWTQRNTGGLIGRFPLAVDESTDLALATAVVARTEWAQPFHADVLEPQVGPWRGHRGPALARYGRTLGDAVLLDADPAVTRVTVRGTGDLDVHLLLGPDSCPPATVLAAGLHALDGSVGTRPLSAAGTGPGVRVQEVIAVGDSLRIELPPFDIHHAHDLLREPDLFGLRAAATPVGHPFPGLSATPVFVSGAAQHVRARFTAEGFHAAAVTAAGLTATGLPPAPTPSIEIAVTFDRPFGFLAVHRPTGLVIVAGWVATPPTW; the protein is encoded by the coding sequence CGGCGTGTGGCCCCTGCTCGCCCTGCTGACCGCGAGCGCGTCCGAACCCGCGCGCACCGAACTCGCCGCGGCAGCCGCGGTTCCGGCCACCCGGGCCCACACACTCGCGACGAGCCTGCTCGACCGGCTGGCCGGAGCGGACACGATCCACGCCGCCCTCGGTGTGTGGATCGGAGACGGTATCGACGTGAACCCCGACTGGCTGCGCGCACTGCCCACGGGCTCGGTCTCGGCGCTCCAGGGTGGTGCCGGACTCGACGAGTGGACGCAGCGGAACACCGGCGGACTGATCGGCCGATTCCCGCTCGCTGTCGACGAATCCACCGACCTCGCACTGGCGACGGCGGTCGTCGCCCGCACCGAATGGGCCCAGCCCTTCCATGCCGATGTCCTCGAACCCCAGGTCGGCCCGTGGCGAGGACATCGCGGACCGGCCCTGGCGCGCTACGGCCGCACACTCGGCGATGCCGTCCTGCTCGACGCCGACCCGGCGGTCACCCGGGTGACCGTGCGCGGCACCGGCGACCTCGACGTGCACCTGCTGCTCGGGCCCGATTCCTGTCCGCCCGCCACCGTGCTCGCGGCGGGATTGCACGCGCTCGACGGATCCGTCGGCACGCGGCCGCTGTCGGCCGCGGGCACCGGCCCCGGCGTGCGGGTCCAGGAGGTCATCGCGGTGGGCGATTCGCTGCGAATCGAGCTGCCGCCGTTCGACATCCACCACGCTCATGATCTGCTGCGCGAACCGGACCTGTTCGGCCTGCGCGCCGCGGCGACGCCGGTGGGGCATCCGTTTCCCGGGTTGTCGGCCACACCGGTGTTCGTGAGCGGCGCCGCCCAGCATGTCCGGGCCCGATTCACGGCCGAGGGGTTCCACGCGGCCGCGGTCACCGCCGCCGGCCTCACCGCGACCGGGTTGCCACCGGCACCCACGCCCAGTATCGAGATCGCGGTGACCTTCGATCGCCCGTTCGGATTCCTCGCCGTTCATCGGCCCACCGGCCTGGTGATCGTCGCGGGCTGGGTGGCCACACCACCGACCTGGTGA
- a CDS encoding YciI family protein, whose product MIKYLVLAMRTPAWSDAAIEPHRQWLAAVREAGQLDCTGRFPDGSGGAYVVLAENLDAARELVFTDPIHTSGASDLTIYEWEITG is encoded by the coding sequence ATGATCAAATATCTCGTTCTCGCGATGCGAACGCCCGCGTGGTCGGATGCCGCGATCGAGCCGCACCGGCAGTGGCTGGCCGCCGTGCGCGAGGCGGGGCAGCTGGACTGCACCGGCCGCTTCCCCGACGGCAGCGGCGGCGCCTACGTGGTGCTGGCCGAGAATCTCGATGCCGCACGCGAATTGGTCTTCACCGATCCGATCCACACCTCCGGTGCATCCGATCTGACGATCTACGAATGGGAAATCACGGGCTGA
- a CDS encoding LppU/SCO3897 family protein has protein sequence MRFKSASAQRVLRLVPAILAVAALATAGCSAVEKGVDKGVQAAKDHNKSDTARAKVGDCINVITASAVDSETEPVACTSDKAVYKVAQVRDQKVECAADYTSYEETMNGRTLAYLCLAPNFTEGKCYAESPLSGYKFAECGSSDASFRVAQRIDGQSDENLCGEEADSVITLAEPPTTFCLAPVKS, from the coding sequence ATGCGGTTCAAATCGGCGTCGGCACAGCGGGTGCTGCGTCTCGTCCCTGCGATCCTCGCGGTGGCGGCCCTCGCGACGGCCGGCTGCTCGGCGGTCGAGAAGGGCGTCGACAAGGGTGTTCAGGCGGCCAAGGATCACAACAAGTCCGACACCGCCCGGGCGAAGGTCGGCGACTGCATCAATGTCATCACCGCCTCGGCCGTCGATTCAGAGACCGAACCCGTGGCCTGCACCTCGGACAAGGCGGTGTACAAGGTGGCGCAGGTGCGCGATCAGAAGGTCGAGTGCGCCGCCGACTACACCTCCTACGAGGAGACGATGAACGGCCGCACCCTGGCCTATCTGTGCCTGGCGCCGAATTTCACCGAGGGCAAGTGCTACGCGGAATCGCCGTTGAGCGGCTACAAATTCGCCGAGTGCGGGTCTTCGGACGCCAGCTTCCGCGTCGCGCAGCGCATCGACGGGCAGTCCGATGAGAACCTGTGCGGCGAGGAGGCCGACAGCGTCATCACGCTCGCGGAGCCGCCGACGACGTTCTGCCTGGCGCCGGTCAAATCCTGA